gcatataaaaaggaattgagatcttatggtgatacaagttgtgtgcaagtgtggttaaaatcaaatcataaatgaagctactattgtgcagacaaggtcaaaatagctaattctggccctttcaggggccgtaactctaacccaacttacgggatctggccggttcaaaaaaggaaccaagatcttatggtgacacaagttttgtgcaagtttgattaaattcaaatcataaatgaagctgctattgtgcagacaaggtcaaaatagctaattctggccctatcaggggccataactctgcaacccataatggaatctggccagttcaagaaaggaaccaagatcttgtggtgatacaagttttgtgcaagtttggttaaaataaaatcataaatgaagctgctattgtgcagacaaagtcaaaatagctaattttggccctttcaggggccataactctgaaacctattaagggatctggccggttcaaaaaaggacccgagatcttatggtgacacaagttttgttcaagtttgattaaattcaaatcataaatgaagctgttattgtgcagacaaggtcaaaatagctaattctggccctttcaggggccatatctctaacccaaattatgggatctggccagttcaagaaaggaaccaagaccttgtggtgatataagttgtgtgcaagtttggttaaaatcaaatcataaatgaagctggtattgtgcagacaaggtcaaaatagctaattttggccctttcaggggccattactctggaacccataatagaatctggccagttcaaaaaaggacccaagatcttatggtgatacaagttgtgtgcaagtttagtaaaaatcaaatcataaatgaagctgttattgtgcagacaaggtcaaaatagctaattttagccctttcaggggccataactctggaaaccataatgggatctggccggttcaagaaaggaatcaagatcttatggggatacaagttgtgtgcaagtttggttaaaataaaatcataaatgaaaccactatcatgcagacaagaaattgtggacggacgacggacggacgactgacaaagggtgatcacaaaagctcaccctgtcactatgtgacaggtgagctaataaaaggggaatcaaaactttaacctgaaatttaaagtaaaaagggaaataatgaataaaatattggtgccagagttatggccttgtgtcaaatgatgtgggtgataatgtggaaactgtttatgtttgaatcaaatctattaagtaataactgagatagagtgaaagtgcctcaaaactttaacctgaaagtcTGAGTAAAAAGGGCAGATAACACATCAAATATTGGTGCATGGGATATGGCCCTTTTGTCATAAGCATCTTATGACACATCGAGTGATGATGTGGACCAACTATGCTATTTAAAGTGTGAATCAAATCCGTCCTGCAATaacagaaatatagtgaaaatgcatcaaaattaacctttaattgtaagttcatgaaaaattggtgtcagagttacggaccttgtgtcatataaagTGGGTGATTGCGTCATCGTTTTGAAATCAGAcaatgctgttttttttattttttattttttagttttttccttGTAGTTACCATGGCAAGAAAAATTCTGAATGGATGACCTATTTCTGAAGGAATTTGAAAGAAGTCCAACCAAGGAACATTCcagtgaagtttggttgaaattggtTTGTGGTGTAGGAGGAGATGATCTTTACAGGAAATGCAGATGATAGATAGATGGACAACAGACATCCAATGATTCTAAATGCTCACCATTAgcgctcagttgagctaaaactAAGACATGACAACAATATGTTTTACCATGTATAGCAATAAACTGTTGTCTTGATAAACCACTGCAGCCTTAGTTTTTACTTACTTTGTCAAAAAATCTTGATAGTTTTACTGCATTAGTTGAACCCGGAGCGAGATATTTAACATTCTGACAATCCTGAAAGAATAATGCAAAAGTTCTTTCTTACATACACATGGAATGCCATTTATCAATGCTATACCTGAAAATTCCCTACGCCAGATCCAGGTTTTGATAAAGGTCATCCAGATAAATGGCATCAAGATATGATTTCTTCAAAGGGCTCTTCAAAGGGTTTAACAACCTTCAAATCTGTTCAAACTGCTGGTGTTAAGATACATTAAAGAATGTGTTAAGAAAatgaatgtaggacgttttggccagcggacgttttggcccggacattttggcctaggatctttcggcctaggatgttttggccaggcattttttgggAGTAtgacgttttggccaaaaataaattgtggttccatATCGTGCAAATtatggtctggagattattctaaagaatgttatagtataagtgaacaaattaaactgacaataaaatgtactgatggtattttatttttataatctttttatatgtatacatataaacatatgcacattaattatattgtatgtgtttgtgtatgtgaaaatatctgccatttacaacaaaccaaaagagttatgaaaacaaattttattcacaattattttttaaaaaagaattgatcaattatactgtaaacatatgataacatattaatgtccagatcataatttgcatattacggaaatattttatttctagcCAAAACATCCTACTTCAAAACttttcttggccaaaacatcctaggccaaaagatcctaggccaaaacgtccgtcctcctAAATGTAGTCTTATTTAActgcagaaatatatttaaatataacatgGGAAGTACAGATTGACGAGAGAAGGTGAAATGTTCAGCCAATATAAATTGTGATTTTTCTTGATGAACTGCTAATAAACAGCAGAAATACAAACAAGCCGCTAACTAACAGCTGTTATACCCACCAAATCAAACTGGTCAGCCCCAAACTCTTCAGCTACAGATGATGTTCTAGACTTTCCCTTGTCCCTCATATTCTCTGCCTGGTCAGCTTTGGTTCCTATCACAAGTAATGGTATCTGGTTCCCAGCAAATTCTTCAGGATCATAGTCATATCTGTAATATGGTACAGAGAGTATTTCGTAACCTATGAGATAGAGTATtccaaataaaatatacaaatgacTTTGTGAGTTAATCTTATCTCATACTGCTTGTCTCACACCTGACATGATCTTCTTTAGTTTACTTTGTCATTACAGTTTTTGATTGAATTTATCATGACCCTCATGAACAGTTTCAGTCAAACCAAGCCTGctattatttttgcattttattcttccaaaagatcttcttataggTTCTGTCATTAATGCTAAAGTTCACAACGTGTACAACAGCCTTCTGGAAAAATTAGCtgtttacaaataattatgtcaCTGTTACCACTATATAAGGTCACTTATATATGATACCACTGTAGCAGTTTGGAATATATTTCCAATAATGGGTAActaattaaatgaatataataatatacaaaacagtgagaaaataaatctaccacaCCAGTTTAATTCTCGCAATAAAAAAATCCCATCCTGGGTTTCAAATATACCAAAAACTCGCCAGACTTTTGTTTTTGGACATAATCTAAACCTCAGTTGAGATTTCTTTATCCACAACTCAAGGGCATGGTAGATTCGCTTGAACTAAAtttttattatgaatattttcttcCAGCTTGATTACCTGATAGGTAAAGAACAAGTTCAGTCATAATAAAGAGATAAAGAGGTATAAAAAATACAAAGACTCTAAGATAAACATCAAAATAGAAGAAAAGTTTGGAAACTATGGCTtgataaaacttattttggtaTGAACTGTGGGTAACCCTAAGTAAACTAGAATTGTatccataggacacggatgcccccacatactacGCCATCCtttaaatagcaaagtttttagtaTAGACCATTTTCATATGAAGGATGTTCcgctaaaagtttgaagcaaattatattcagataaggttgtgcactctgaatccattccttcaaaaagagTACGAgtagttgaacacaccaaatttcttcactatgtcgtaccttgtgaaattaagaaagggccataattctataaaaaatagCTAGAAAAAATTCCATTACTTATGGTCCTtcaactttgaaactttcaagcatatcctttcattAGTGTTGGTCTACCAACCAACCGACCAACATCGGCATAACAATATACCCCTTCATTAACCTCCGGGAGGGAGTCCCTAATAAGTTTCGTAatcctaggccgaagcgttctcaagttatcagcCTGAAACGGTTTAcctattccgggtcactgtgaccttgacctttaacctactggcctcaagatcaataggagtcatctgctggtcatgatcagcctccctattaagtttcgtgatcctagacccaagcgttctcaagttatcgtccggaaaccattaaactgttccaggtcactgtgaccttgacctttgacctactgatctcaagatctttaggggtcatctgctggtcatgacaagcCTCCATATCaatattcatgatcctaggcccaagcattcttgagttatcatctggaaactgattggtctacggaccgactgacagacagactgaccgaccgaTCAACATCAGTAAAACATTATACCCCTCcgtctttgaaggggggcataaatttttttatccatgctgtcccaaGGGTTTGGAAAACACCTCCTTACTGAGGCAGACAGGAAAGATCACTTTCcttgattaattaataattaaaaattaataatattggaacatt
This genomic stretch from Mercenaria mercenaria strain notata unplaced genomic scaffold, MADL_Memer_1 contig_563, whole genome shotgun sequence harbors:
- the LOC128554602 gene encoding rab-like protein 3, with amino-acid sequence IILVHDLTNRKSQHNLRSWLAEVLRKDNKSSGNGYDYDPEEFAGNQIPLLVIGTKADQAENMRDKGKSRTSSVAEEFGADQFDLDCQNVKYLAPGSTNAVKLSRFFDKV